From the Candidatus Thermoplasmatota archaeon genome, one window contains:
- a CDS encoding ribbon-helix-helix domain-containing protein yields MSDDTVTVSAKVSKDLRDRLDKIGKEMGVSNRSVLLREALESFAEKHRPSGIPTAESEIGDEGEERIGLEEMCGIPQGSGAPSLWNGRGNGRKR; encoded by the coding sequence ATGTCGGATGATACGGTAACAGTGAGTGCAAAGGTCTCCAAGGATCTCAGGGATAGGCTAGACAAGATAGGAAAAGAGATGGGAGTCTCAAACAGGTCGGTTCTTCTCAGAGAAGCACTCGAATCCTTTGCTGAGAAGCACCGCCCGAGTGGTATACCGACCGCAGAATCGGAAATCGGGGACGAAGGCGAGGAACGTATCGGACTCGAGGAGATGTGCGGTATACCGCAGGGAAGCGGGGCTCCTAGCCTATGGAACGGGCGAGGGAACGGGAGGAAACGATGA
- a CDS encoding tyrosine-type recombinase/integrase — protein sequence MSDLVEARGLTVPECASLCRSPRRLPVNATNFQIWKAMRDELLLRLLYETWSRVSELLKVDIPDIDFDNCSILIRHPKGKAVFRIEEGRRIHIDTIHKQRQVFFGDYTRDLMIRSLQRRKRGPLISNSSRKRLSTRQAERIVDRHARVAGIQKVVGHTRKGREIRLVTCKALREAGERHTDIAGADRDATARIAGHTVRTKEKYYKKGNFEEDRRIVRENHPLMREEGAGDQK from the coding sequence ATGAGCGACCTGGTAGAGGCGAGAGGTCTGACCGTCCCTGAGTGTGCAAGTCTGTGCAGATCTCCGAGGAGACTGCCTGTCAACGCGACCAACTTCCAGATATGGAAGGCGATGCGGGACGAACTGCTCTTGAGGCTTCTGTATGAGACCTGGTCTCGAGTGAGCGAGCTCCTCAAGGTCGACATCCCCGACATCGATTTCGACAATTGCTCCATTCTCATTCGCCACCCAAAGGGCAAGGCCGTCTTTCGGATCGAGGAAGGTAGGAGGATTCACATCGACACCATCCACAAGCAAAGACAGGTCTTCTTCGGTGACTACACCAGGGACCTCATGATCCGCTCTCTCCAACGAAGGAAGAGAGGACCTCTGATCTCGAACAGTTCAAGAAAGAGGCTGTCCACCAGACAGGCGGAGAGGATTGTCGACAGACATGCTAGAGTGGCTGGAATCCAAAAGGTCGTAGGACATACCAGAAAGGGGAGAGAGATTCGTCTTGTCACGTGCAAGGCACTCAGGGAAGCGGGTGAAAGGCATACGGACATCGCTGGGGCCGATAGGGACGCAACCGCCAGGATCGCAGGTCACACAGTCCGAACGAAGGAGAAGTACTACAAGAAGGGGAACTTCGAGGAAGACCGGAGGATTGTCAGAGAGAATCATCCGTTGATGCGAGAGGAAGGGGCGGGAGACCAGAAATGA